From the genome of Desulfovibrio sp.:
AAAAAAGCGTCCTGTCGCACGTCTGTGTGCTACAGTGTTACTCATAATGGTTATCAAAAAACCGTAGTGAGGTCGAGCGTTTTACGTTTTAGATATGCATGAAAAAATATTTCGGCAAAAAGCCTGAGGCAGCGCAAGTAAGCAGCCGGATCGGGTCGTCACCGCGGCTGACATGTGCTATTTTTCAAGGCGAACAGCTCTATATGTATAGCATTTTTGCATTGAGAACATCCATTCTCAAGCTTCCAGGACGCCCGCTTCGGCGCGTAACCACGCAAATACATAGCGGTGCTGTCTTCGCGGCAGCCATTGCCCGCAGGGCCTGCCTGAAACGTTGACGAAACCGTCTTACGGTTCAGGCAAGCCCTGCGGGCACCGTTGAAGCTGCGCTTGCGCCTCCGCGGCGGGCGTCTACTCACGCAGCCGCCAGAGCAATTTCAAGGTGAAATAGCTCTAATGAGGCAGTCTTTGTATTTCTTCTTCAATCAACGCAACAAGCTCCGCGCCGGTCATGCGCACGGAACGCGCAATAAGAATGAGAGCGTTGAGCGATGCGCCACGCTCCCCGGTTTCAAGTTG
Proteins encoded in this window:
- a CDS encoding helix-turn-helix transcriptional regulator codes for the protein MQILPGLNTAIAKTVRIIRVRSGLSQEQFADFAGLSRVYIAQLETGERGASLNALILIARSVRMTGAELVALIEEEIQRLPH